ttctttttaaaataacttttgtcTCTTTACTTgtatgttagtttttttttcaccttaatttaaagattatttatattattgaagatgattagaaataaaatccaaattataatatatactgATCTAGTAAgaatgagttaaatttaaatttaattcataaagCGATTAAATAAACACTAGCAATATCTAAATTTGTAGCAAATACAAATGTTACGTTTACCCAAATTTGTAGGAGATGAAATTCTAGtaattgaaaattgttaaactaatttattataCTATGTACGCTACACTTATTTGTTAAAGtagtttataaatacaaaatgatagaaatacacatactaattttaattttttgtttataaataaatcgttttaattatatattttacttttaattaatgtatttttaatatttcatattcaattttattcaatatggttttagtgtttaaatttgaagaaaaaaagtagaattcatttttattttaaattttgatatatttagctcttaaattttaaaaataaatagatataatttttttaatttaatactttagGTTAATATTTAAGCTGAAATATATCAAATGATTAAATAACTTAAACGTTTGCTTCAAACATAGTTTAAcatgtcaaaatatattaatctaaTTGGAtcaaaatgattatatttatttaattttaaaatttgaataccaaattgtattaaaatttgagacatttgattttagattttttattcaaCCATTTAAAATTATGTGATGCATGTTTGAAGAAAATTGTTTAACTTTGACCTAAAAGTAttgtttgaagaaaaatatttaactttgaCCTAAAAATACTGTAATTCTTTAAAAATGATTGGTGcaacattaatttattataaagttGGGTTAATTATCCTAAGGTTTATTGAGTTAGAAAAAGTATGAGAAAGAATTTGAAAGATAAATGCATGTTTACCATAATTTGCAGATGACATGATTCCAAAAAAGGAATTGTGGAAAGGGCTGACCCTTCTTCTTTGATGTTTATCAAACCAGGTGAGTTCTTTATTAGGTGGTTTGTTGGGTTGGAGAATGACTGGTATTGTAGGTTCACTTTGACACCTACCAACAATGGATGAAATAGGAGGAAGAGTATTTGGTTTATTGTTGTGtccaattttcttaaaaatgtttAGTATTTCCTCATGACATTGATGTTCTGCTAAGGATCTTGCAGTCAACCCAACATCATCTTGTCTATCAATGTCTGCTCCTAGTTCTATTAGGTACTTCACTATTTCAGTATTTCCCTCACACACTGCAGCATGGAGCAGTGTCGTCAATTTACTATCACATTCTGTCACTTCCCCTTTACGTTGAATAACTTCCTTCACAATTTCTAGGTTGTTTTTCTCAATAGCCAATCGTGCAAAATCAACCACATCATGAGATGTTATTTCTGCACCATTTTCTATAAGAATTCTCGTCACAGTTTCATGTCCACCCTTAATTGCTTCCCACAGTGGCGAATTTCCTTCTAGGTCTGCATAAATAAATGTAGTTAAACACTGCATCAACTAATAGCTCTGAAAAAAGTTGTgactgataaaaataaaaggtgtgtttttttttagagGAGAGACCTTTCGGAGATCCAACACTAACGTGttgtaaatataattacatGAAGAATTATTCTTTGAtacatctaaattttttatatttatttgatattactttacttactttttactctcttcttttttgaaaaaatacaaaattttacacttttatgactattttatccttatatcttgtatcaaatgaatgtaaaaatgtgtCACAGTATCATTactctaaatatatatatataagtgactAAGATATCATTCTCAATCCAAAATATTCagataataagtttataaattcttttatttatatataatagttatctttcttttttaagtaTGAGTTTCTCTATATTAAAATGtcttaatgtatttttttaagaggAAAGATATTAGAAAATTCAAAACCGATAAACTGTgaataagtttatataaaagAGTATGATATTATTTTCGATCTAAAACCTTATAATAATGTGTTTATAGGTTATTCTAGTTAtagtttttttctaatttattgtGTAATTTTCAGATTATTTGAATCTTAACAATATAATCATTTAGCTGTGTAGCATAAAGTAATTAATGTCATGTGCTAAGGAAAGTGAGAAGTATTATCATCTGATGATTTATAATAAGGAAAAACTAACTTTACATTCTTTAGCAGTCCAAAGATGAATGCTTATGTGActtttgcttttcttcttttagCATTCATGTGTTAGAAGTTGTTGACAAATAACATTGATCAGCTAGAACTTTTTCGTTTTAGTATATAGTGATTGAGTTTGAGAAAAAGTGTGTACCTTTGATGTTGGGATTTGCTCCATGTTCCACAAGCACAAGTACACAGTGGTCATTTCCTTTGCAAGCTGCAATATGCTGTTACATGTGAAAGCAAAGTTGTAAGAGTCCAATATAGTAGTAGGTTTAAACATATGTGTATGTGTTCATATTAGAGGAAATCATATTTTCTAACCAATGCTGTCTTTCCATTCTTGTCCGGTTCGTTTGGATCTGAACCCTTCTTTAACAATTGATTCAACATAATATCATCACCTCTACTAGCTGCAAACAATAAACTAATTGGCAAATCCATTTTTCCCCTAGCCAACATTCCTTCTGCTTCTGCCAAAATTTCTTCCATAATTGGACCCCCAATTTCATGTAAATGCTGCACTAAGAAATTAAACATGtcaaaataatattcacaatCTCCTACATAGGAATCAAATATTTCTTGCCTCTTAAACATGATTTTGATTCTAatcacatttataaaatttcaattcaacaaaaacgaaatatgtttatgtttaaatcatgtaaatgattaaaaagaaaattttaaacctaactcaattttacaaaatcaatttttacaaataacaaattttactaaaatatatatatatatatatatatatatatatattaggatatagattttaaatctaatttaattttacaaaactaactTGTGGAATTTACACATCTTTATGTATTATAAATggattttactttattataaataggttttatttttagtagGTAAGACTTCCAACACAAACAAATTATACATTATATTGTAAAGTATCacatcaacaaaatattttcttgaattcttttctaaatttatattctcTTGtgatattttaagatatatgtAAGGAAGCCTTAACAAAAGTATCacatcaacaaaatattttcttgaattcttttctaaatttatattctcTTGtgatattttaagatatatgtAGGGAAGCcttaacaaataaatatgtcAAATGGCCAATTATTGAAATACAAGTGTATTCTTACTTAAAACTCACTATGATGtgctaaaaattttaaaatattagataatAAAGTTGGAATTTAATAGATTAACTCTGCCTCCACTGAAAACAGAAACATTTTAATAGTTTGATTTATATAGtctatattattaaaataaaaccaaaatgaaTGTATGCACACCAAACATCATGAAATCATGAAATCATAAAACTAAAACCCTAAACACTAAAACTAAAGAATACTAAgtagaagtaaaaagaaaagtttcatACTTGAAGAAAATTGTTTATGATCATTGTTCCATCTCCAACATTTGAACGAGTAAGATTTATAAATGTGGTTCGATTCAAACGTAAGATTTGGCTCAATCGCTTGGTTCGGACTGTGAACAATTGTGGCCTATAACACAAGACTCCTATTTCACCAACTACATCTCCTTGCCTTACTTCTCCAACAATCTGGTATAATCAGACACATGTTTTGTTAGTCATAGAATAATTGTTTTTTCGTGAAATCAATCTCATGACATCATATGAAAGaaaacaatcaaaataaacaaacttaCCTGTTCTAGTCCATTATTTTGAATGATAAGATCCTGTTGTAATGAAAACATGAAAGTTAGCTTGTCATGTTTCTCTTTGAAATAAGTTATTAAATAGCTAATTGACATGCCAGAAATTACCTAcattaaaagattaatcatgtatttttttttttggaataatCTCAATTGCAATTTTGATTTGTTAGATATGATATGATTGTaatcatatttttctattttgtttatcttttttttttgttttactcaTATCATACAAAGTTTGGAAATCTTAAACAATGTTAAAACTTATTTGTCAAATTATATACATGTAGAAaagatttttaaagaaaattattataaatgtcACTCAAAAAAGCTTCGGTGTGTgcatgaaagtaaaaaaaaagtaatacaaTATCTTACAGCAGCTCCTGTAACGAATATATAAAATTCTGTTGGTGCTTCATTTTGCAAAATCACATCTTCCTTTGGAGGAAAATACTCAGCCTTCATCTCTGTGACCTTCAGACATACAAacatagtaaaataaaacaatttatttatttaaaatagaaagaataaCTAGAATCaatatacaattaattattCCAAAATCCTTTCATTTAACATTACTAGTCTCTCTTCCTACAAAACTTCTTAATCACTTATTATAAACTAAAAGTCACTTCTAAAAAGTATGTCTAACAAAGAAATTTACCATTTGAAAAAGTAGGTCATTTGAAACTCCATGAAATAAGTACACTTTGTCAATAAGTGAAAAGAATAAGTATTGTGCGATGCTTGACTGAATGGCTTTTGGAAGGGAATCAATAATCTCTTGTTGTTGTACTCCTTCTATATCAGCTCTATACCTCATAAGCAAATGAGCAAATATTTGTTCTTGCAAACGAGCAGGCAATTGATTCCTATGAGCAAAATTTGAGGCATATTGGACAGTATCTCTCTGTTATGACATGAAGAAACAAACACtttcataatataatcatattatattcttaaaaaccTTAAAAACCTTGACCTAACCTAATTCACGACCATCAATAATTTCTTAAGGATAATGTTTTGGGACTCCtttaaaaaaagagttttgGGGTCCTTGTAGATTCAATGCAAACATGtcgtatttaataatttgaaatgatgtgacAGTGTTTTAGTTGACTGTCAAACCATATTTAGTCATAGAAGCCATGCACATTTCTTAAAACCTTACTTATAAAGGTTAACTATAAACAAAGGAGGTGAATGATGAGATAAACTTACatatcttttagttttttcaGTCCAATGGACAACCATGTTGGTCATGTTGCCTATCAAGTACGAGGTGAGTCCAAGGTTGAAGAACatataaaaaatgcaaaataTCATTTCTTTTGTATTTACAGGATGTAGATCACCATAGCCAACAGATGCAAGGGTGACTATGGACCAATATACAGCTACTACGTACTTTCCCCATATATCTTGGTTGATGGTTGTAGGAACAATCGAAAGCCATGTATCTTTTGGATCATCTCTCCCAgcaagaaaatagaaaaaacatgCTGCAGCATGCACTGAGAATAGAGTAACCTACAACGTTATAACATCTTAAGATAGGTTGTTTTGTCATGGTCTACAGCTTTACGAAGAAATCCATTGAGTATAAGTAGGTACTTACACATGTAAGCTTGCAACAACGCACCCAAAAGTAGCTATAATTTCTATCCTTTTCCAATCTAACAGATTAAGGTATAGTGTAAGTAAAACGAAGAATGTGAAATGCTTATTCTCTCATACATAAAAGAGGCTCTTCATAGGAAGTTATGGCATTACCTTGCAAACATGGCACTAACTCGATGGAGACGCCAAAGTCGGAGAATATTTAAGTAACTATAGGACTGAAGACTAGGTGGCAACATACTGCGAACAACTTCATATGGAATGCAAGCAATGACATCCAAAATCAACCAAGATTTAGCGTATCTCAAAGCAATGAGTTTGTGGTCATCAACTAATAGATAAGTAGACTTATCAAGGTAAGCAACGAAAAAGGTGAGTACAATGTCAATGGCAAAAAACCCATTTACAACATTGTCGATTACAGCTAAGGCACCCTTTGATTTTTCTAGaaaaccaaattcaaatggACATATCCAAGCCGTGTAGAAGACCAATATTAGCAGAAACTTGTTCCATAGCCTGCAAAAACCTAAGTTTCAAATTTCTCTCCCCTTTGAAGAAATCTACAAATGTTTGTAAAATGAATGAAACGGAGATGCAAAGATGGAAAATTTGACCTGTAATTACGATTGTATGGAAAGATGATATGACGACGAAGCTGTTGTCTCCGACTACCGTTGGTCAAAGCAGTGGCACccagagaaggaagaaaaacacCTGTGAGACTGTATTGGCTACCATCTTCCCTTGCCTCGATTTCTCTCTCGCTTACattatcttcttcattttcatcatcatgACCACACATTCCAAACATCTTTTTGGTCTTCCTTCTTCGGCTTGATGTCATCATTTCTTCTGTTCGATCGAAAAAAAGGAGAGACACAACAATGTGTCTCTTCCCTCTTCTCTTCTAATAATAATTTGCCTTCTTTTTcccttcctcctcctcttcttcttcttgattttGTTGATTGGCGTACCTTAATAATGCCATTTTTTACTCTGTGGCATCAATCAATCATAAACTAGGGTAAAAGTTGTTgttttcaacaatgaatatatatagAATATCCATGTGTCatcatatacatacatatatctatatattattggaaatacatatattttttgtaaggCATCATATGACATGTTTGCATGCTGGTTTCTTGGTTGTGTCACCATTTGGCAGTGCGTTCAACAGTAATATAGATTCATGCATGAGCCTAATTTTTCGTTAAAATCCGGATTCTTTGCAATACGTTAACATGCAACTCCACCTACCCAACACACACGAGCTATATATACGGAAATGAAAATAAACAGTCTTGATATCAGTTTCATATATGCTATGAAAAAAAAGGAGTTTGTGATAAAAGTTTAtgtttaagttaattattttctcttttactatttgtgaaatattttgaacgaattcttattttttaaaaatgtaatttagttattgacattttaaatttgtaatcattagtgttttatgtttaataattttttcttcaaatctttttattgtaatttaggTGAAGATACTAAAAGTTGTCATTGTAAGTAGAATGACAAATTTATGTGTAGATAcctaaaattctattttaagtATAGAGATaaattttggtttgtttttctctgttgcatacaacaatatatatatatatatatatatatgtaaagtttttttaaaatagtagaTGATGACCTAATATCTACAGAAATGTTAGTCATTTAacagttaaaaaaaagtttccTGGTGTTTAgatttcaaagttgttttttttttaattgtaagaATTGTGTCTGTATACCTTATGAACAAGAATAACAAaagttattatatatgtaatgatATTTAAAGTGATGTATATGGGATATATTGAAAAGGGTTTTgttataatgttaaatttaaaaacaatttatcaaattttatattcaaatttattaattaaagatgCAAAAAAGGAGACTACCATCCTTTAATTTAGAAGTACAacaaattttttcataaaatctaAATGTAAagtagaatatataattttaaatttgaataaactaaattataaatatttatacttattttagaaagtatgaatttaaagttcactaacacaattcaagtatttatatttatagttataacatcaaaattagtttcatttacaaaatatgggtttgtacttattttttaatttatttttatagatttaGGCCGagtttgaattaaattcaattcaaattatttagacttagataaaaaaatattaaatattaaatgataaaattataaaagatattatttgGATTAAAAATGAATCAAGTTGGGAGTTTGTATGTCcgtaaatattaaattgtaagtattaaaagattaattttagtttgtttttctttgttataaaatatatatattttaaattttgcacccaaaatttttcaaaataacatattttaatacattaatatgttattattaaattacgcataaaaagtaaatgaaagAGATACtatagtaaatatatataacaaatcacataaaatactttatataatttagtcaaaattttaatataattccaaaataaatataaattataatctcAAGATATATAACATAATCATGATTTTGAAAAGTTAATGGACTTCTAAAAGTCGTAATAAATAATCAtcctaaaatattaatatattatgatgttataatcataaaaataaaatattaatatattatgatattattatcataaagataaagaatatacataataatttattaaaaatttgaaatatagaaactaattaaaattttataaaacagtatgataaaactattatgtttaaatattttaaactaatattaaaaattatttaataaatattttatttatctttttaattacaatacaaatatttaaatgttactttttaacttttaatcacaataaatattcattttaaatatttatttatctaaatattatataaaacaatttttaaatttataatcatacaataatttaactattattatacaTTATGTAAAAAAGTctacatacaaaaatattttaatatgcattattataataatataattgtaaCATGTCATTTTAACAACATACAACTATTAAAAGAGACATCACACATCAACgattaaaagaacaaaacaacaTATTACTCAAGAAAATATGTACATAGTTATCTTATAAAGTAACTATAACATCCAATATACACGTACATACAAGGATCTTATAGTACTAAGGGTATTATTACATCGAATCAAAAACATAATACTATTTTACAAAACTCAATAAGATAGGAAATCTAATGGTTTAACTCTCAACTTCAACACCACTCCTATCCTGCACGATCAACTGAAACATTTTCATctgctcacaccattaaggtgatcattacaAACAAGAAggaacacacacaaacaaaaaggAAATGATAAGTTAATGTaccaaaaaaaatcataaataattttgatagaAGTGGGcatataacatatataaatcaattaatcCTAAGACATAGAATCATTCACTCTTCACTATAGTATTGATATCAAACTCTTAGGGAACCTAAACTTGTATGGTGGAACAACTTATCTATCCAAGCTACTGTACAAGGTTAGCCTATAAACTATCTTAGGTCGAGGTAAAAGCTCTAGACTATGACCTTCtcccttcatcttcttcatcaaaaGGTTCCCAATTTGGTGACCATAAATCAATGTGTAGCTATGGAGCTCAATGTAGGCATCTACCAATGCTTGGGGGTGCTTTTGCCAACCAAGTGCTCATCTTCCTCTATCAAGGAGAATTTTATAATGTTACAAAGGCGAAGTTGAGTGCGACAAGGCCACCCCATCCCTTCAAAGGCAACTCAAAGTTCTTGGCATATGCTTCTTGAGATGAAggtttctttctcttcattccCTTTCCAACCCCAATAGTAGTCGAATGAAGGTCGACTGTAGGACTAGGCACAATGGTAACATAAGGCCTATTAATTGTCATTGTAAAACCCcaaaaaatggtattttagaagtgatggTAGTTTAGaaaatagtgagactcaattattttaatattaaagggtttatttataaatagttttgttataaacgagtttcattatttcaGAACGTATCATCTCTCtaaaaccacttttctagagttctctagcttctctctaagagttctgACTCTTGAGTTATctctttgacgatcaggaggtatATAATTGATCATGGCAACGATGTCTACTTTTCTAGCCGATCAATTTCTGtcatagagcaagtaagttttgaCTTTGTTTTCCTCTCTTGTTCCCAATATATTTTTGGAAGAAGCAAGTGTCGTTGCATGTGTAATCTTGCTTCTTCTACTCATTCTTGGTTAGTCTAAAGTTCTAAGGACTCTGTTCGCTCTTAATTTTGTGTTTCGTAGGTTCATCTAGAAattccttgcgtttcaagcaATCGGTGAGACGTCGTTAGAGTTGTGTTGTTCTttgtgaggtaagggaagctagaactAGCTTAGATTATGTTTTACGTACGAAAATAGTATTTATGAGAATAATATGATGAATTGGATGCAATTGTGTTAGTAGTGTAGTATTTTCTAtgtttaaataatgataattggTTGTATGATGTGTATATAATTGTGATAGTGTAAAATTGATGTTATATGTTGTCTTGAATTTGTGTGATGAAGTTGTATTATTGTTTGAAACTGAATTCAAAGTGGTTATGATGAGAAATGGTTAAATTCTTGAGTTTTAAGCCTAAATAAGCGGGGTTTGCATGTGTGAGTTTGAGAATTTGGGGCTTACGTGAGTAAACTACTGTCTATGTGCTGTCATGAGGTAAATTAAGACTTGTTGGATGTATACTGTGATTGAAATCTGAT
This window of the Vigna angularis cultivar LongXiaoDou No.4 chromosome 7, ASM1680809v1, whole genome shotgun sequence genome carries:
- the LOC108319274 gene encoding potassium channel AKT1 — its product is MTSSRRRKTKKMFGMCGHDDENEEDNVSEREIEAREDGSQYSLTGVFLPSLGATALTNGSRRQQLRRHIIFPYNRNYRLWNKFLLILVFYTAWICPFEFGFLEKSKGALAVIDNVVNGFFAIDIVLTFFVAYLDKSTYLLVDDHKLIALRYAKSWLILDVIACIPYEVVRSMLPPSLQSYSYLNILRLWRLHRVSAMFARLEKDRNYSYFWVRCCKLTCVTLFSVHAAACFFYFLAGRDDPKDTWLSIVPTTINQDIWGKYVVAVYWSIVTLASVGYGDLHPVNTKEMIFCIFYMFFNLGLTSYLIGNMTNMVVHWTEKTKRYRDTVQYASNFAHRNQLPARLQEQIFAHLLMRYRADIEGVQQQEIIDSLPKAIQSSIAQYLFFSLIDKVYLFHGVSNDLLFQMVTEMKAEYFPPKEDVILQNEAPTEFYIFVTGAADLIIQNNGLEQIVGEVRQGDVVGEIGVLCYRPQLFTVRTKRLSQILRLNRTTFINLTRSNVGDGTMIINNFLQHLHEIGGPIMEEILAEAEGMLARGKMDLPISLLFAASRGDDIMLNQLLKKGSDPNEPDKNGKTALHIAACKGNDHCVLVLVEHGANPNIKDLEGNSPLWEAIKGGHETVTRILIENGAEITSHDVVDFARLAIEKNNLEIVKEVIQRKGEVTECDSKLTTLLHAAVCEGNTEIVKYLIELGADIDRQDDVGLTARSLAEHQCHEEILNIFKKIGHNNKPNTLPPISSIVGRCQSEPTIPVILQPNKPPNKELTWFDKHQRRRVSPFHNSFFGIMSSANYATKDSPKSSQMIQTIKEEVTMRVTLSCPEKGEGAKKLLFLPDSIEEILHIGAKKFGCSPTKILTTEGAQIDDIDVIRDGDHLVLA